In the Gossypium raimondii isolate GPD5lz chromosome 9, ASM2569854v1, whole genome shotgun sequence genome, one interval contains:
- the LOC105798890 gene encoding uncharacterized protein LOC105798890, whose translation MSSKKEEKTQAAAERIKAAALSAAKGLSRAQAERAAAAAARNVNAYGQKEEGPSRWQEKREAKRQMYLMSTEKAVRLGERKDKMTMTSTMGASQCQKCFQVGHWTYECKNERVYMSRPSRTQQLKNPKLRMKLSVSYDLDNPDVKDDEKDDNSRSNKSKRKHRSDSGSSSDSEASVFETDSGGASSVTGSGSSSAVSSTDYSSSSESEEERKRRRKKNRKKKQKKVRRRRYSSSSESSDSESTSGSNSDDKSSRRESRKHNRRR comes from the coding sequence atgTCAAgtaagaaagaagagaaaactcAGGCTGCTGCTGAAAGAATAAAGGCAGCAGCATTGAGTGCTGCAAAAGGCCTAAGTCGAGCTCAGGCTGAAAGGGCAGCTGCGGCTGCTGCCCGAAATGTCAATGCTTATGGGCAAAAAGAAGAGGGGCCTAGCAGATGGCAAGAGAAAAGGGAAGCGAAGAGGCAAATGTATTTGATGAGTACTGAAAAGGCAGTTAGATTAGGCGAAAGGAAAGACAAGATGACCATGACGTCTACGATGGGTGCTTCTCAGTGCCAAAAGTGTTTCCAAGTGGGGCACTGGACATATGAATGTAAGAATGAACGGGTTTATATGTCGCGACCGTCGCGTACTCAGCAGCTTAAGAACCCGAAATTGAGGATGAAGCTTTCTGTCTCTTATGATTTGGATAACCCTGATGTGAAAGATGATGAGAAAGATGATAATAGTAGGTCTAACAAAAGCAAGAGGAAGCACCGGTCAGATTCGGGTTCTAGTAGTGATAGTGAGGCTTCTGTTTTCGAGACTGATAGCGGTGGTGCCTCATCTGTTACGGGATCAGGTTCTTCTTCAGCAGTGAGTAGTACAGATTACAGTTCGTCATCGGAGTCCGAGGAAGAGAGGAAGCGTAGGAGAAAGAAGAATAggaagaagaagcagaagaaGGTGAGACGCAGAAGGTACAGCTCATCTTCTGAGTCTTCCGATTCTGAATCAACATCAGGTTCCAATTCTGATGATAAGAGCAGCCGAAGGGAGAGCCGGAAGCATAACAGAAGGCGCTGA